The following are encoded in a window of Castanea sativa cultivar Marrone di Chiusa Pesio chromosome 9, ASM4071231v1 genomic DNA:
- the LOC142609358 gene encoding UPF0481 protein At3g47200-like translates to MPRSRAVQYKSLPSLEEMFKMVMEAGENANNRSPTATPKIQTIQKFASLQRENKGFKKYYEPRAVSLGPIHYGKPKYQLAEKYKLILASEFIKNSGKVIDELYKKIEDNIKELRECYEEEATKDYPDKALTWILFVDGCAILQYIYCATTNKFKDLNIKNDCAALGQQDLFLLENQLPYCLLKWLMRLSVKEKELQELIKFFIESLSHQQLEAHQAESKKGESLHSMEIPHEQRLSMDGDSEPIHLLHLLRTTLLDNLKKVNNSSPNNSKKQDWQSYCNGKDLKNAGIWLKPKTTFLNDICYNPSCFIGYLNLPKISADNSTGQKFFTLMAFEMCPDFDNNFEITSYICFLNSLMNHADHVMELRKAGILHNFLGSDQAVAKLFNELGTNLVPNLSIYSDVRADIHKHHRTLLSRMFQFYHDYFDSPWSNPTFFGVLLELILSVIQALFTVKPTSQSY, encoded by the coding sequence ATGCCCAGAAGCAGAGCAGTTCAATATAAATCACTGCCCTCCTTGGAGGAAATGTTTAAAATGGTAATGGAAGCAGGAGAAAATGCAAACAATAGATCTCCAACCGCAACGCCAAAGATACAAACTATACAAAAGTTTGCATCCCTGCAGCGAGAGAACAAGGGTTTCAAGAAGTACTATGAGCCAAGAGCAGTATCACTTGGTCCTATCCATTATGGCAAGCCAAAATACCAGCTAGCAGAGAAGTACAAGCTTATATTGGCCTCTGAGTTCATCAAAAATAGCGGCAAGGTTATAGACGAATTATACAAGAAGATTGAGGACAACATCAAGGAACTGAGGGAATGCTACGAGGAGGAGGCGACTAAAGACTATCCGGATAAGGCCCTCACTTGGATTTTGTTTGTGGATGGCTGTGCAATACTACAATACATATACTGTGCTACTACTAACAAGTTCAAagatttgaatataaaaaacGACTGTGCAGCCCTTGGACAACAGGATTTGTTTTTGCTAGAGAACCAACTTCCTTATTGTCTCCTGAAATGGTTGATGAGGTTGAGTGTGAAGGAAAAAGAGTTGCAGGAATTGAttaagtttttcattgaaagcttgtcccatcagcaatTAGAGGCGCATCAAGCAGAAAGCAAGAAAGGCGAAAGCCTTCATTCAATGGAGATCCCACATGAACAAAGATTATCAATGGATGGAGATTCAGAGCCCATCCATCTTCTCCACCTTCTGAGGACAACTCTCTTGGATAATCTAAAAAAGGTTAATAACAGCAGCCCAAACAATTCAAAGAAGCAGGATTGGCAATCCTATTGCAATGGGAAGGACCTTAAAAATGCAGGGATCTGGTTGAAGCCTAAAACTACCTTCTTAAATGACATTTGTTATAATCCTTCATGTTTCATTGGATATCTTAACCTTCCTAAGATTTCAGCGGACAACTCAACAGGGCAAAAGTTCTTCACCTTGATGGCCTTTGAAATGTGTCCAGACTTTGACAACAATTTTGAGATCACTTCTTACATATGCTTCCTTAATTCACTCATGAATCATGCTGACCATGTTATGGAGCTAAGGAAAGCAGGAATACTCCACAACTTCCTTGGCAGCGACCAGGCAGTGGCTAAACTCTTCAATGAGCTTGGCACCAACTTGGTTCCAAACCTCAGCATATATTCAGATGTAAGAGCAGACATCCACAAGCACCATCGAACATTGTTAAGTCGTATGTTTCAATTCTATCATGACTATTTCGATAGCCCCTGGTCGAATCCAACCTTTTTTGGCGTATTATTAGAGCTCATTTTAAGTGTCATCCAAGCTTTGTTCACAGTCAAGCCAACTTCACAAAGCTACTGA
- the LOC142611214 gene encoding lycopene beta cyclase, chloroplastic/chromoplastic-like, whose amino-acid sequence MDTLLKTPNKLEFFNPLHGFSEKVSNSSSSKLQNQEFRFGPKRSHMRWGRSGCVKAGSSALLELVPETKKENLDFELPLYDPSKGLVVDLAVVGGGPAGLAVAQQVSEAGLSVCAIDPSPKLIWPNNYGVWVDEFEAMDLLDCLDTTWSGAVVFIDDQSKKDLARPYGRVNRKLLKSKMLQKCISNGVKFHQAKVIKVIHEESKSLLICNDGVTVQAAVVLDATGFSRCLVQYDKPYNPGYQVAYGILAEVEEHPFDVDKMVFMDWRDSHLNNNVELKERNSRIPTFLYAMPFSSDRIFLEETSLVARPGVPMEDIQERMVARLRHLGIKVKSIEEDERCVIPMGGPLPVLPQRVAGIGGTAGMVHPSTGYMVARTLAAAPIVANSIVQYLGSDGLSGNDLSAEIWKDLWPIQRRRQREFFCFGMDILLKLDLPGTRRFFNAFFDLEPHYWHGFLSSRLFLPELLVFGLSLFSHASNTSRVEIMAKGTVPLVNMIKNLVKDSS is encoded by the coding sequence ATGGATACTTTACTTAAAACACCTAACAAGCTTGAATTTTTTAACCCACTTCATGGCTTTTCTGAAAAAGTTAGCAATTCAAGCTCTTCAAAGCTTCAAAACCAGGAGTTTAGATTTGGTCCCAAGAGGTCTCATATGAGATGGGGTAGGAGTGGTTGTGTTAAGGCTGGTAGTAGTGCTCTTTTAGAGCTTGTTCCAGAAACTAAAAAGGAGAATCTTGACTTTGAGCTTCCTTTGTATGACCCTTCAAAGGGCCTTGTGGTGGACCTAGCAGTTGTGGGGGGTGGCCCTGCTGGTTTAGCCGTTGCACAGCAAGTTTCAGAGGCAGGGCTTTCAGTTTGCGCGATTGACCCGTCGCCCAAATTGATTTGGCCCAATAACTATGGTGTTTGGGTGGATGAATTTGAGGCCATGGACTTGCTTGATTGCCTTGACACTACCTGGTCTGGAGCTGTTGTGTTCATTGATGATCAATCAAAGAAGGACCTTGCTAGACCTTATGGAAGGGTTAATAGGAAGCTGCTGAAGTCGAAAATGCTGCAAAAATGCATATCAAATGGTGTCAAGTTTCACCAAGCTAAAGTTATTAAGGTTATCCATGAGGAGTCTAAATCTTTGTTGATTTGCAATGATGGTGTCACAGTTCAGGCTGCCGTAGTTCTTGATGCGACTGGCTTTTCTAGATGCCTTGTTCAGTATGACAAGCCCTATAATCCTGGTTACCAAGTGGCCTATGGGATTTTGGCCGAGGTTGAAGAACACCCATTTGATGTAGATAAAATGGTTTTCATGGACTGGAGAGATTCACATCTGAACAACAATGTGGagttaaaagagagaaatagtaggATCCCCACTTTTTTATATGCAATGCCCTTTTCCTCTGACAGGATATTTCTTGAGGAAACTTCCCTAGTTGCTCGGCCTGGAGTGCCTATGGAAGATATCCAGGAACGAATGGTGGCTAGATTAAGGCACCTGGGCATAAAAGTGAAAAGCATTGAAGAGGACGAGCGTTGTGTCATTCCAATGGGTGGGCCCCTTCCCGTGCTCCCCCAAAGAGTTGCTGGAATTGGTGGTACTGCCGGTATGGTGCACCCCTCAACTGGGTATATGGTAGCAAGGACTTTAGCAGCAGCTCCAATTGTAGCGAATTCCATAGTTCAATACCTTGGTTCTGATGGTCTTTCAGGAAATGACTTGTCTGCCGAAATTTGGAAAGATTTGTGGCCCATACAAAGGAGGAGACAAAGGGAGTTCTTCTGTTTTGGTATGGATATTCTCCTCAAGCTTGATTTACCAGGTACAAGGAggttttttaatgcattttttgATCTAGAACCTCACTATTGGCATGGATTCTTATCATCTCGACTGTTTCTTCCTGAGCTTTTAGTTTTTGGGCTTTCACTATTCTCTCATGCTTCTAATACGTCTAGAGTAGAGATTATGGCAAAGGGAACTGTTCCTTTGGTAAACATGATCAAGAACTTGGTAAAGGACAGTAGTTAA
- the LOC142610943 gene encoding uncharacterized protein LOC142610943 produces MAASSDDFSVLVLASDLGVDARPFLSHSLGDKEEEEEQENWHDCSDQYLFPDEDFSDLDLLQFFRLQGSDKHGNRIFRVVGKYFPAVVVSGERLKKYIFHKICSEVPEGPFCIVYMHSTVQKEDNSPGMTILRWIYEELPSNIKERLQTVYFIHPGLRSRLVFATLGRFFLSGGLYWKIKYVSRLQYLWEDIKKAEVEIPEFVKNHDDILEHRPLTDYGIEPDPSHLAEIPSMAYSFGRYEERWTSREYMS; encoded by the exons ATGGCTGCCTCATCGGACGATTTCTCGGTGCTGGTCCTGGCTTCGGATCTTGGCGTAGATGCTCGACCCTTCTTGTCTCACAGTCTAggagacaaagaagaagaagaagagcaagaGAACTGGCATGATTGCTCTGACCAGTACCTCTTTCCCGACGAAGATTTCTCCGATCTCGATCTCCTCCAGTTCTTTCGCCTCCAAGGCTCTGACAAGCACGGCAACCGCATTTTCCGTGTTGTGGGAAAGTACTTTCCTG CTGTGGTTGTGAGTGGAGAGAGGCTGAAGAAGTATATTTTCCACAAAATATGCAGTGAAGTGCCAGAAGGGCCGTTCTGCATTGTTTACATGCATAGTACTGTGCAAAAGGAGGACAACTCCCCCGGAATGACTATCTTGAGGTGGATTTATGAAGAACTTCCCTCGAACATCAAGGAGAGGCTTCAAACTGTTTATTTTATTCACCCTGGGCTACGCTCAAGACTAGTTTTTGCCACTCTTGGCAGATTCTTCCTTAGTGGAGG CTTATATTGGAAAATCAAGTATGTGAGCCGCCTGCAGTACCTTTGGGAAGATATTAAGAAGGCGGAGGTTGAGATTCCTGAATTTGTGAAAAACCATGATGACATTCTTGAGCATAGGCCACTAACAGACTATGGCATTGAACCAGACCCTTCACACTTGGCTGAAATTCCTTCCATGGCCTACTCATTTGGGAGGTATGAAGAGAGATGGACATCAAGGGAGTATATGTCATAG